A DNA window from Streptomyces sp. CA-278952 contains the following coding sequences:
- a CDS encoding ABC transporter permease: protein MYDPTVARLTYRALLGRRRAAILFVLPALLLLIAAAVRMFAGADDQIASDVLGGFAIATMVPLIGVIAGTGAIGPEIDDGSIVYLLAKPVKRPTIIFTKLIVAIAVTMVFSALPTLLAGLILNGNGQQVAVAYTIAALVASIAYSALFLLLGTVSRHAVVLGLVYALVWEALFGSLVAGARTLSVQQWSLAVAQKVAGDGAVTSEVGLPLATVLLVAVTVAATWYAGQKLRALKLAGEE, encoded by the coding sequence ATGTACGACCCCACAGTCGCCCGGCTCACCTACCGGGCCCTGCTCGGCCGGCGCCGGGCCGCCATCCTGTTCGTCCTGCCCGCACTGCTGCTGCTCATCGCCGCGGCCGTGCGCATGTTCGCCGGAGCCGATGACCAGATCGCCTCGGACGTCCTCGGCGGTTTCGCCATCGCCACGATGGTGCCGCTGATCGGCGTGATCGCGGGCACCGGGGCGATCGGCCCCGAGATCGACGACGGCTCGATCGTCTATCTGCTCGCCAAGCCCGTGAAGCGGCCCACGATCATCTTCACCAAGCTGATCGTGGCCATCGCGGTGACCATGGTGTTCTCCGCCCTGCCGACGCTTCTCGCGGGCCTGATCCTCAACGGCAACGGCCAGCAGGTCGCCGTCGCCTACACGATCGCGGCGCTGGTCGCCTCGATCGCGTACAGCGCGCTGTTCCTGCTGCTCGGCACGGTCAGCCGACACGCGGTCGTCCTCGGCCTGGTCTACGCGCTGGTCTGGGAGGCCCTGTTCGGCAGCCTGGTGGCCGGGGCTCGGACGCTCAGCGTCCAGCAGTGGTCCCTGGCGGTCGCCCAGAAGGTCGCGGGCGACGGCGCGGTGACCTCGGAAGTCGGCCTGCCGCTCGCCACGGTCCTGCTGGTCGCGGTCACGGTCGCCGCCACCTGGTACGCGGGCCAGAAGCTGCGGGCGCTGAAGCTGGCAGGCGAGGAGTGA
- a CDS encoding ABC transporter ATP-binding protein: MTTIEIDHTSRWFGNVVAVNDVSMTVGPGVTGLLGPNGAGKSTLINMMGGFLAPSTGKVTLDGRPIWRNEAVYKKIGIVPEREGMYDFLTGKEFVVANAELQGLGGAEAQKALATVQMEYAQDRKISTYSKGMRQRVKMASALVHEPSVLLLDEPFNGMDPRQRMQLMELLRRMGDEGRTVLFSSHILEEVEQLASHIEVIVAGRHAASGDFRKIRRLMTDRPHRYLVRSSDDRALAAALIADPSTAGIEVDVTEQALRIQAVDFGRFTELLPRVAREQSIRLLTVSPSDESLESVFSYLVAA, from the coding sequence GTGACCACCATCGAGATCGACCACACCTCGCGCTGGTTCGGCAACGTGGTCGCCGTCAACGACGTCTCCATGACCGTGGGGCCCGGCGTCACCGGACTTCTCGGCCCGAACGGCGCCGGAAAGTCCACCCTCATCAACATGATGGGCGGATTCCTCGCCCCCTCGACGGGGAAGGTCACGCTCGACGGCCGGCCGATCTGGCGCAACGAAGCCGTCTACAAGAAGATCGGCATCGTCCCGGAGCGGGAGGGGATGTACGACTTTCTCACCGGCAAGGAATTCGTCGTCGCCAACGCCGAACTCCAGGGCCTGGGCGGGGCCGAGGCGCAGAAGGCGCTTGCCACGGTCCAGATGGAGTACGCGCAGGACCGCAAGATCTCCACGTACAGCAAGGGCATGCGCCAGCGCGTGAAGATGGCGTCCGCGCTGGTCCACGAGCCCTCGGTGCTGCTCCTGGACGAGCCGTTCAACGGGATGGACCCGCGCCAGCGGATGCAGCTGATGGAACTGCTGCGGCGGATGGGGGACGAGGGGCGCACGGTCCTGTTCTCGTCACACATCCTCGAAGAGGTCGAGCAGTTGGCCTCGCACATCGAGGTGATCGTGGCCGGCCGTCACGCCGCGTCCGGCGACTTCCGGAAGATCCGCCGGCTGATGACGGACCGCCCGCACCGCTATCTGGTGCGCTCCAGCGACGACCGGGCCCTCGCGGCCGCGCTCATCGCCGACCCGTCCACGGCGGGCATCGAGGTCGACGTGACCGAGCAGGCGCTGCGTATCCAGGCCGTCGACTTCGGGCGGTTCACCGAACTGCTGCCGAGGGTGGCCCGTGAGCAGTCCATCCGGCTGCTCACCGTCTCACCGTCCGACGAGTCCCTCGAATCGGTCTTTTCCTACCTCGTAGCGGCCTGA